In Saccharomyces eubayanus strain FM1318 chromosome XIII, whole genome shotgun sequence, one DNA window encodes the following:
- the COX14 gene encoding Cox14p: MSKYAWYTRVTDTLHRLTVLTLVGGTLYMSGGLAYTLYMNGKKYEQQVTQQKALEEDNQQLQSPTAPPVE, from the coding sequence ATGTCTAAATATGCTTGGTATACCAGAGTCACAGATACGCTACATCGTCTAACGGTGCTGACGCTAGTTGGTGGTACGTTATACATGTCCGGTGGCTTAGCTTACACTTTATACATGAATGGTAAGAAGTATGAACAACAAGTGACCCAGCAAAAGGCACTAGAGGAGGACAACCAGCAGTTACAAAGCCCCACTGCCCCTCCTGTCGAATAA
- the MSC1 gene encoding double-strand break repair enhancer MSC1, translating into MKQFRLVNAVSASCMIIGLVMANSDSMFSKWTQDDLVDYLHDNKKSLEKYATESIEDLKKEASQVWDKHAQPKPWWQVWSSDSSVGSNSNSGWFGNSGSSVSDWIFDTWSTDSLRNFLKKNGVDVDDAKASKDSLVKTAKENFAKISKSLKSSGYYPSSSYFDSWSTEDLQSWLSDNGIDYDKAVQNKNELVQKVKENIYKTSEKAEQQRLGVLESLDLAHQQILDTTGQIKDTVFDKWSSDQLYNWLENHKVKLDKNMSKKHDYLVRMAKENTDNLKDDIYWYLDYMKRESSPFLAKTPEYVGSVWDSSKNYLSNLYSKFRGKTDNLVNDTFLVDIDSWSKDKLKMFLDARGIKHSMLSTENQLREQVKQSRNEKLKIIPKDYQKYFDNSNWSLNDIKSWFADKKDDFQDSQAYSTIMQDFDKVSKNTNDAKDQISQTWSNTFQSWSQEDLLQYLKSFGVPVKQTSTKDDLINLAKQNTQWLFGTVQEPAYKRYFHNVKNWSKSLLRIN; encoded by the coding sequence atgaagcaGTTTAGGTTGGTTAATGCGGTTTCCGCATCATGCATGATTATTGGCCTCGTGATGGCCAATTCGGACTCGATGTTCAGTAAGTGGACACAGGACGACCTGGTCGACTACTTGCAcgacaacaagaagagtCTGGAGAAGTACGCCACAGAGTCGATTGAggatttgaagaaggaagcGTCCCAGGTGTGGGACAAACACGCGCAGCCCAAGCCATGGTGGCAGGTGTGGTCTAGTGACAGCAGCGTCggcagcaacagcaactcCGGATGGTTCGGCAACTCCGGGTCTTCGGTGTCGGACTGGATTTTCGACACTTGGTCTACAGACAGTCTGCGcaactttttgaagaagaacggCGTGGACGTGGATGACGCCAAGGCGTCCAAGGACTCGCTAGTGAAGACCGCCAAGGAGAACTTTGCCAAAATATCCAAGTCGCTGAAGTCATCTGGTTACTATCCTTCCAGCTCGTACTTCGACAGCTGGTCCACTGAGGACCTGCAAAGCTGGTTGAGTGACAACGGTATTGACTACGACAAGGCCGTTCAAAACAAGAACGAACTGGTCCAGAAAGTCAAGGAAAACATCTATAAAACCTCTGAAAAGGCCGAACAGCAGCGTCTGGGCGTGCTTGAAAGTCTCGACCTGGCTCACCAGCAAATCTTAGATACTACGGGCCAAATCAAGGACACAGTGTTCGACAAATGGTCGAGTGACCAGTTGTACAACTGGCTGGAAAACCACAAGGTCAAACTTGACAAGAACATGTCCAAGAAACACGACTATTTGGTCAGAATGGCCAAGGAAAACACCGACAACTTGAAGGACGACATATATTGGTACCTAGATTACATGAAGAGAGAATCTTCTCCATTCTTGGCCAAGACTCCAGAATACGTCGGTTCCGTTTGGGACTCCTCCAAGAACTATCTTTCGAACCTCTATTCCAAGTTCAGAGGTAAGACTGACAACTTGGTCAACGACACCTTCTTGGTGGACATCGACTCATGGTCAAAGGACAAGTTAAAGATGTTTCTAGATGCTCGCGGTATCAAGCACTCAATGCTGTCCACCGAAAACCAATTGAGAGAACAGGTGAAGCaatcaagaaatgaaaaactgaaGATTATACCAAAGGACTACCAGAAATACTTTGACAACAGTAACTGGTCCTTGAACGACATCAAAAGCTGGTTTGCTGATAAGAAGGACGACTTCCAAGATTCTCAAGCTTACTCCACAATCATGCAAGATTTCGACAAGGTCTCCAAGAACACAAACGACGCAAAGGACCAGATTTCTCAAACTTGGTCAAACACATTCCAGAGCTGGTCTCAAGAAGATCTACTGCaatatttgaaatcttttggTGTTCCCGTCAAGCAAACCTCCACAAAGGATGACTTGATCAACTTGGCCAAGCAAAACACCCAATGGTTATTCGGTACCGTTCAAGAACCAGCTTATAAGAGATATTTCCACAATGTTAAAAACTGGTCAAAGAGCTTACTAAGAATCAATTAG
- the RSC9 gene encoding Rsc9p, whose translation MNSLASNTPLNGTPVNEAAVGSTEPVNXFETMVANPIKVSRLQSNGVLTGPAANTKSIHYSLANFNVFQSLPKETARGVDDLMRMEMALLSGIPEEIKWSLKKYLTYSNKAPYMISLRTLPDLLGLFKTFILPLEGIVEGLNQSSICDSGAMDSLQMGLNGLLIIRNLAQDTDSVQVLVKDAEIKSFILFVLKKFQCVATGDSKWQLYEGNATFFNELTHYTLDLMEAISSYIAPAMKDDHYFQTLVSILNYTKDRYMVISILRSLSRLLVRSKANEESAADNLDHKTLSLIVSFLLVECDSELIIASLDFLYQYILPGSQRITELFNSKECSLVLEATLPNLLSYNIPTPDYNSLQKHKIKLEKRLKPPAPKEPPNLSDELFQQLFRLNEPLRSTTWLRCCFEPVQEAEFTQISLWRSYESKFGQPVRESGRKLLPAVEFIKNVSNAFHNAAAIVIADPMTGKKRFVIKGIQPRFKALNIADGEKESQVPISALKSKFLNETKEITPARQNNLPDIKFPQELSDVAKVACTFLCLLSNDTDDGVGSTFCQRIRPLVLHKLADIPPLTLALSEYTENTSGL comes from the coding sequence ATGAATTCGTTAGCTTCTAACACACCGCTGAATGGCACTCCCGTGAACGAGGCGGCCGTCGGCAGTACCGAGCCGGTGAACATRTTTGAGACGATGGTGGCCAATCCGATTAAAGTGTCTCGGTTGCAGTCCAATGGGGTGTTGACGGGCCCTGCGGCCAACACCAAGTCGATCCACTACTCGTTGGCGAACTTCAACGTTTTCCAGTCGCTACCCAAGGAAACCGCCAGGGGCGTGGACGACTTGATGCGGATGGAGATGGCGCTGCTGAGCGGGATTCCGGAGGAGATTAAGTggtctttgaagaaatacCTGACGTACAGCAACAAGGCTCCGTACATGATTAGCCTAAGGACGTTGCCGGACCTGTTGGGGCTTTTCAAGACGTTCATACTTCCTCTGGAGGGCATTGTGGAGGGGCTCAACCAGTCTTCCATATGCGATTCCGGCGCGATGGACTCTTTGCAGATGGGCTTGAACGGGCTGCTGATCATAAGAAACTTGGCCCAGGACACTGACTCGGTGCAGGTGCTGGTCAAAGATGCGGAGATCAAGTCGTTCATCCTCTTCgtcttgaaaaagtttcagTGCGTCGCCACAGGCGATAGCAAGTGGCAACTGTACGAGGGGAATGCGACGTTCTTCAACGAATTGACCCATTACACTTTGGACTTGATGGAAGCCATCTCTTCTTATATTGCTCCGGCCATGAAGGATGACCATTATTTCCAAACGTTGGTGTCCATCTTGAACTACACGAAGGATAGATATATGGTTATCTCTATATTGAGGTCTCTCTCGAGGCTGTTAGTCAGGTCCAAAGCCAATGAGGAGAGTGCGGCCGATAATTTGGACCATAAGACTCTGTCTTTGATCGTGTCCTTTTTATTGGTGGAGTGCGACAGTGAGTTGATCATTGCTTCGTTGGATTTCCTCTATCAATACATTTTGCCCGGTTCCCAAAGAATTACGGAACTATTCAACAGTAAAGAGTGCTCTTTGGTACTTGAGGCTACGCTGCCCAACCTGCTGTCATACAATATCCCCACCCCTGACTACAACTCTTTGCAAAAGCATAAGATCAAGTTGGAGAAAAGATTAAAACCTCCTGCACCCAAGGAGCCGCCCAATCTGTCAGACGAACTGTTTCAACAGCTGTTCAGACTGAACGAGCCACTGAGGTCTACCACTTGGTTGAGGTGTTGCTTTGAGCCCGTACAAGAAGCAGAATTTACACAAATATCACTTTGGAGGTCGTACGAATCCAAATTTGGCCAACCTGTGCGTGAATCCGGACGCAAATTACTGCCTGCCGTggaatttatcaaaaacGTTTCTAACGCTTTCCATAACGCCGCTGCCATCGTGATCGCTGACCCAATGACCGGTAAGAAAAGATTCGTCATCAAGGGCATTCAACCAAGATTCAAAGCTTTGAACATTGCAGACGGAGAAAAAGAATCGCAAGTACCCATTTCGGCGCTTAAgtccaaatttttgaatgagACTAAAGAAATTACACCCGCAAGACAAAACAATTTACCTGACATAAAATTTCCTCAGGAACTATCAGATGTCGCTAAAGTTGCGTGTACATTCTTGTGTCTTCTGTCCAACGACACAGACGATGGTGTCGGTTCCACATTTTGTCAACGCATCAGACCATTAGTCCTACACAAACTGGCAGATATTCCACCTTTAACGTTGGCATTGTCTGAATATACGGAAAATACATCGGGACTgtga
- the ERG13 gene encoding hydroxymethylglutaryl-CoA synthase, protein MTELKKQKTTEQKARPQNVGIKGIQIYIPTQCVNQSELEKFDGVSQGKYTIGLGQTNMSFVNDREDIYSMSLTVLSKLIKSYNIDTNKIGRLEVGTETLIDKSKSVKSVLMQLMGDNTDIEGIDTLNACYGGTNALFNSLNWIESNAWDGRDAIVVCGDIAIYDKGAARPTGGAGTVAMWIGPDAPIVFDSVRASYMEHAYDFYKPDFTSEYPYVDGHFSLNCYVKALDQVYKSYSKKAISKGLVSDPAGSDALNVLKYFDYNVFHVPTCKLXTKSYGRLLYNDFRANPALFPEVDAELAKHDYEESLTDKNIEKTFVNVAKPYHKERVAQSLIVPTNTGNMYTASVYAAFASLLNYVGSDDLQGKRVGLFSYGSGLAASLYSCKIVGDVQHIIKEMDVTNKLGKRISETPTDYEAAIGLRENAHLKKDFKPQGSIEHLQSGVYYLTNIDDKFRRSYDVKN, encoded by the coding sequence ATGACTGAactaaagaaacaaaagactACTGAACAAAAAGCCAGACCCCAAAACGTCGGGATCAAGGGTATTCAAATCTACATCCCAACCCAATGCGTTAACCAATCCGAGCTGGAAAAGTTTGACGGCGTTTCCCAAGGTAAATACACAATCGGTCTAGGCCAAACCAATATGTCTTTTGTCAATGACAGAGAAGATATCTACTCTATGTCCCTAACTGTCTTGTCCAAGTTGATCAAGAGTTACAACATCGACACCAACAAGATTGGTAGATTAGAAGTTGGTACAGAAACTTTAATCGACAAGTCTAAGTCTGTGAAATCTGTCTTGATGCAATTGATGGGCGACAACACCGACATCGAAGGTATCGACACCCTAAATGCCTGTTACGGTGGTACCAACGCACTattcaattctttgaaCTGGATCGAATCTAATGCTTGGGATGGTAGAGACGCCATCGTCGTTTGCGGTGACATCGCCATCTATGATAAAGGTGCCGCAAGACCAACCGGTGGTGCTGGTACTGTTGCTATGTGGATCGGTCCAGATGCTCCAATTGTATTTGACTCCGTGAGAGCTTCCTACATGGAACACGCTTACGATTTCTACAAGCCAGATTTCACCAGTGAATACCCTTACGTGGATGGCCATTTCTCATTGAACTGTTACGTCAAGGCCCTAGACCAAGTTTACAAGAGTTATTCCAAGAAGGCTATTTCTAAAGGGTTGGTTAGCGATCCCGCTGGTTCGGATGCTTTGAACGTTTTGAAATACTTCGATTACAACGTTTTCCACGTGCCAACCTGTAAACTAKTCACCAAATCATACGGTAGATTACTATATAATGATTTCAGAGCTAACCCTGCATTATTCCCAGAAGTTGACGCTGAATTAGCCAAGCACGATTACGAAGAATCACTAACCGACAAGAACATTGAAAAGACCTTTGTCAATGTTGCTAAGCCATACCACAAGGAAAGAGTCGCCCAATCTTTAATTGTTCCAACAAACACAGGTAACATGTACACCGCATCCGTATATGCTGCCTTTGCATCTCTATTAAACTACGTCGGCTCTGACGACTTACAAGGAAAGCGTGTCGGTCTATTCTCTTACGGTTCCGGTTTGGCTGCTTCTCTATATTCCTGTAAGATTGTTGGTGACGTCCAACACATTATCAAGGAAATGGATGTTACTAACAAATTGGGCAAGAGAATCTCTGAAACTCCAACGGATTATGAAGCTGCTATCGGACTAAGAGAAAACGCTCATTTAAAGAAGGATTTCAAACCTCAAGGTTCCATTGAGCACTTGCAATCTGGCGTTTACTACTTGACCAACATCGATGACAAATTCAGAAGATCTTACGATGTTAAAAACTGA